The Papaver somniferum cultivar HN1 chromosome 6, ASM357369v1, whole genome shotgun sequence genome segment GTGATGATATaccaaataattttttatttttttgtgtgtgtgtgtttcaGACGTTGTAGGAAATTATTTGCTTTTTTTCGAGGCATGTGTACGAAAGTAATCTCTTTTTGCTGCTCTTTTAATCACACAGACTTTTAATATGGACCTCAGTTGCCTTGTCTCTTTTTGCTGCTCTTTTCAGTGCAAACAAATTTGTTTAACAATATACCAGTGAATTCTACTTAGAAAGTCTTGAAACATGTTCAGCTCATGTGGCACAAATTATTTTAAAACTTGTTTCATGATTTATTCTGATGTGTTTATAGTTTAAACTATAAATGAAGTCGTGTGAGCATCAGCCTTTTCATCTTTTCTGAGCACTTCAATTTTGAACTGGTTCATGATATAAATATGGAGTATCAATCATTTTGCGACAGTTCAGTGTTTCACCCTGTGAATTGAAATGCTACTGTGCAGAAATGAAAATGTATTCGTTAAAGTGCAGTTACAAAATTGACTCTCTTGTTTGTTATCTTGCACTGAAACAAGAGATGTAGACATATATTCGTTCATCATTTGGTATACATAAATGAAAATAGTTGACAAATACTGATTCTTTTCCTACCCGTTCCATTTTTTGCAGAATCTCTTCTTTAAAAATTTGTTCATTTTTTCTCAGGTTCTTCTGCTGCAGAATGGGCACAAGAGGGTGATTTGTGGTTTGATCAGAACGTCTACGACTCTGATGGTGGTCAAGATAGTAAGAGATGGTCGTCACAGCCTTCTGCTCATCATCCTGATTCAAAACCACTGTATAGAACTTCTTCATATCCTCAACAGCTACAACAACCTCCACACTTCTCCAGTGAGCCTGTTTTAGTACCAAAATCCTCGTTCACTTCATACCCTCCACCAGGTGGTCGGTCTCAACAGGGTTCACCAAATCACCATTCTCGCcaccttaatattcaatctctAGGTGGATCACAGATGCCTTTCTCGGCCCCCAACATTTCTCCTTTCTCTAATCCTCAGCATCATTTGGCTGGGTTATCTCATGGATTACATTATGGTGGAAATATGCCTCAGTTCCCTCCACCAGGACTCCCTACTGGTAGGTCGCAGAACAACTGGGGGGTTAACCAGGCTAATCTATTTTCTGGGGATCATTCAAGTATCTTGAACAATATGTTACAGCAGTTACCTCATCCGAACGGTGCTCTAATGCCTCAACAGCTAATGGCGCAACAACAACAGAGACTTCACCATCCAGTCCAACCGTCTTTGGCTCATTTTCAGGCTTTGCAATCTCAGTTATTCAACACGCATCCTTCATCATCCCCTCATGTAATGAGCAAGTACGAACAAATGCTTGGGATGACTGATATGAGAGATCAAAGGCCAAAATCATCACAAAGAGGTAGGCAGAACCTGCGGTTTTCTCAGCAGGCCTCTGATAACAGTGCCCAGAAAAGTGATAATGGGTGGCCACAGTTCAGATCCAAGTACATGACTGCTGATGAGATTGAAAGTATTCTGAGGATGCAGCATGCGGCTACCCATAGTAATGATCCTTATGTAGATGATTACTATCATCAGGCTTGCTTGTCAAAAAAAACTGCTGGGTCGAGGTTGAAACATCATTTTTGTCCTACTCACCTGAGGGACCTGCCATCTCGGTCACGTTCAAATACTGAGCCACATGCATTCCTTCAGGTAGATGCTCTTGGAAGAGTCCCTTTCTCATCCATAAGAAGGCCGCGCCCACTTCTTGAAGTTGACCCTCCGTCAGCTTCTGGGGATGATCAGAAAATTTCCGAGAAGCCACTTGAACAAGAGCCAATGCTTGCAGCCAGAATAGCAATCGAGGATGGCCTGTGTCTACTTCTCGATGTGGATGACATTGACAGGTTTCTGCAGTTCAGTCAACCACAAGAAGGTGGGACACAGCTGAGGCGCAGGCGTCAGGTTCTGTTAGAAGGTCTTGCAGCCTCACTTCAGTTGGTTGACCCGCTTGGGAAGGGTGTGGGCCAGACAGTTGGTCTCTCCCCTAAGGACGACATTGTATTTATGCGCTTAGTCTCTCTGCCAAAAGGTCGAAAGCTCCTCTCGAAGTACCTTCAGCTTCTTTTTCCTGGAAGTGAGCTTACACGAATAGTATGTATGGCCATTTTTCGTCATCTGAGGTTTTTATTTGGTGGATTACCATCTGATTCTGGAGCATCTGAGACTACAAGTAATCTTGCAAGAGTTGTTTCAACGTGCGTGTTTGGCATGGATCTTGGATCTCTTAGTGCTTGTCTCGCTGCGGTTGTTTGTTCCTCGGAGCAGCCTCCACTACGCCCAATTGGAAGCTCTGCCGGAGATGGGGCGACTGTAATCTTAAAATCAATTCTTGAGAGGGCCACTGACCTGCTAACTGATCCCCACGCCTCAAGCAACTACAGTATGCCTAATCGGGCTCTATGGCAGGCATCCTTCGATGAATTCTTTGGCCTTCTCACAAAGTACTGTATGAGTAAGTATGACAGCATTATGCAGTCACTGTTATTGCAGGCCCATCCCAACACAGGAGTTATAGGGTCTGAAGCAGCAAGATCTATAAGTAGGGAGATGCCAGTGGAACTGCTACGTGCAAGTCTTCCTCACACAAATGAACAGCAGCGGAAGGTTTTGTTGGATTTTGCACAGCGTTCCATGCCTGTTACTGGATTTAACAAccatggtggtagtggtggtgggcaCATAAATTCTGAATCAGTGGTGGGTTAATGCATAATAGAACCCAGGCAATGAAAAAAGTAACTTGAACGAGATCACTTTTTACAATCATCAGTAGCATCTTTTAATTGCCTCCAGGTCTTGTTCATCAAGAAAATTGAATGTGGGGGAGCTTGGGATC includes the following:
- the LOC113287259 gene encoding protein PAT1 homolog 1-like yields the protein MEGFDGGSGVQQTPNLNNFNEFTASSSGNTLFDASQYAFFGKDVLEEIELGGLDDEDGEAPLVGFDDAEYQVPNREEGEGLGSLSDIDDLTSTFSKLNRTVSEPARPGVIGDRGGSFSRESSSAAEWAQEGDLWFDQNVYDSDGGQDSKRWSSQPSAHHPDSKPLYRTSSYPQQLQQPPHFSSEPVLVPKSSFTSYPPPGGRSQQGSPNHHSRHLNIQSLGGSQMPFSAPNISPFSNPQHHLAGLSHGLHYGGNMPQFPPPGLPTGRSQNNWGVNQANLFSGDHSSILNNMLQQLPHPNGALMPQQLMAQQQQRLHHPVQPSLAHFQALQSQLFNTHPSSSPHVMSKYEQMLGMTDMRDQRPKSSQRGRQNLRFSQQASDNSAQKSDNGWPQFRSKYMTADEIESILRMQHAATHSNDPYVDDYYHQACLSKKTAGSRLKHHFCPTHLRDLPSRSRSNTEPHAFLQVDALGRVPFSSIRRPRPLLEVDPPSASGDDQKISEKPLEQEPMLAARIAIEDGLCLLLDVDDIDRFLQFSQPQEGGTQLRRRRQVLLEGLAASLQLVDPLGKGVGQTVGLSPKDDIVFMRLVSLPKGRKLLSKYLQLLFPGSELTRIVCMAIFRHLRFLFGGLPSDSGASETTSNLARVVSTCVFGMDLGSLSACLAAVVCSSEQPPLRPIGSSAGDGATVILKSILERATDLLTDPHASSNYSMPNRALWQASFDEFFGLLTKYCMSKYDSIMQSLLLQAHPNTGVIGSEAARSISREMPVELLRASLPHTNEQQRKVLLDFAQRSMPVTGFNNHGGSGGGHINSESVVG